In Reichenbachiella agarivorans, one genomic interval encodes:
- a CDS encoding SusC/RagA family TonB-linked outer membrane protein, with amino-acid sequence MIQTFIRRVLILLLVIIAPNLKAQSLVNGRVISSEDGEGLPGATIVVVGSSVGTVTDLEGNYSIEAKGDDVLVFSFVGFASTREAIGGRSVVDVTLEPDASELSEVVVMGYSIKSRQEISASASTLGSDDLQNVTSSNVESMLQGKVAGVSVTTSTGAPGSAAEIRIRGVNSLTADRAPLVVVDGMIGGTYQPNDVESVTILKDAAATALYGSLASGGVMVVTTKVGTKKNSEIEFSATLGQKRITTGNFSVMNGADLYEVQKVMWGTNTVGFLNQRPSNLEDQNFNWVDEVYQPGMLQNYYVAARGGSENSTYAVSLDYYNEDGTLVNTGYERISFRTNLGFQIKDNINLKTNFSVVQSDSNQDFWDWRYDPFLNLPWDNPYADDGSVKYIDNTTSLEWYGRDKRNVLHTAQYNYNKNKSLAMTGNVFLTIDMTEWLSLESRTMVSLFDSGYETFYDPRTKDGKASNGTLTSSDNSSRDAISTLILRGSKNIGKHSVGAFVGVEGASYYAEYLNASARNIPIGLNVLDAAAEPVSVGGSNVTSTRMSFLSELNYSYAGKYFLTGVFRTDGSSKFSPNNRWGYFPGVSASWLISEEDFFGEGPITFMKARASYGEVGNDNVGSTYFPYLSYYDLSTNYNGSPAGTIPLLADRQITWETVVSRNVGVDMSLFDRINVTLDYYQNSTKDMLLRVQLPLSIGYEEQLRNAGEVKNQGVELAVNADILKSTSKFSWNSGFNISWNKSEIVSLGDDDELYFGTGAQQISEVGGSLRQWYLPKWLGVNPDDGSPLWEKVNRDADGNVISREATSVYSQAEYQAVGDVLPKFYGGWTNSFAYKGISLNVLLSYQFGNKVYHSARQLFDSDGAYPEYNLMNLQDGWSRWEKPGDEATHPLPVRGGNQQSNAVSSRYLEDGDYIRLRNVSLGYAFPRDMISAIGLQSLNLSLSADNLITWTKFSGLDPETRISASEYELPGFQDFKYPISKQYLIKLTAKF; translated from the coding sequence ATGATACAAACATTTATAAGAAGAGTGTTAATCCTGCTATTGGTTATAATTGCTCCAAATTTGAAGGCTCAGTCTTTGGTTAATGGGCGAGTGATATCAAGTGAGGATGGAGAAGGGTTGCCGGGAGCGACAATTGTTGTTGTAGGTTCATCAGTAGGAACCGTTACTGATCTCGAGGGTAATTATTCTATTGAGGCAAAGGGAGACGATGTTTTAGTCTTTTCATTTGTGGGTTTTGCCAGTACTAGAGAGGCAATAGGAGGTAGGTCCGTTGTTGACGTTACCTTGGAGCCAGATGCATCTGAGCTTTCAGAAGTAGTGGTGATGGGGTACTCAATCAAATCAAGGCAAGAGATTTCGGCTTCTGCCAGTACTTTGGGTAGTGATGATTTACAGAACGTGACTTCCTCCAATGTCGAAAGCATGCTTCAGGGTAAGGTTGCGGGTGTGAGTGTCACTACATCGACAGGTGCTCCTGGGTCCGCTGCTGAAATAAGAATTAGAGGAGTCAATTCTCTCACGGCAGATCGAGCACCACTAGTAGTAGTGGATGGTATGATTGGGGGGACTTATCAACCCAATGATGTAGAATCTGTGACGATATTGAAAGATGCCGCTGCTACGGCACTTTATGGTTCGTTAGCTTCTGGTGGAGTGATGGTGGTGACTACCAAGGTAGGGACGAAGAAAAATTCAGAAATAGAGTTTTCGGCTACCTTAGGGCAAAAGCGAATTACGACGGGAAATTTTTCGGTAATGAACGGAGCTGATCTTTATGAAGTTCAAAAGGTAATGTGGGGCACCAATACTGTGGGTTTTCTTAATCAAAGACCGAGTAATTTGGAGGATCAAAATTTTAACTGGGTCGATGAAGTGTATCAGCCAGGCATGCTTCAAAATTATTATGTAGCAGCGAGAGGAGGTAGTGAAAACTCAACCTATGCTGTGTCTCTGGACTACTATAATGAGGATGGAACACTTGTGAATACAGGCTATGAACGAATCAGCTTTCGTACGAATTTGGGTTTTCAGATCAAGGATAACATAAATCTTAAAACAAATTTTTCGGTAGTTCAAAGTGACAGCAACCAAGATTTTTGGGATTGGAGATATGACCCATTTCTAAATTTACCTTGGGATAATCCTTATGCGGATGATGGTTCGGTAAAATACATCGACAATACCACATCTCTCGAATGGTATGGTAGGGATAAAAGAAATGTGTTGCATACGGCTCAGTACAATTACAACAAAAACAAATCTTTGGCCATGACGGGCAACGTCTTTTTGACCATTGATATGACAGAGTGGCTGAGTCTTGAGTCTCGTACCATGGTGTCTTTGTTTGATTCGGGATATGAAACTTTTTATGATCCTAGAACCAAAGATGGTAAGGCCAGTAATGGGACACTTACTAGCTCGGACAATAGTTCGAGAGATGCGATTTCCACTTTAATTCTTAGAGGAAGCAAGAATATCGGCAAGCATTCTGTTGGTGCTTTTGTAGGTGTAGAGGGGGCTAGTTATTATGCGGAATATTTGAATGCTTCGGCACGAAACATCCCCATCGGATTGAATGTACTGGATGCGGCAGCAGAGCCAGTGAGTGTGGGAGGATCAAATGTGACCAGTACCCGGATGTCTTTCCTTTCGGAGCTAAATTATTCCTATGCAGGAAAGTATTTCTTGACAGGAGTTTTCAGAACAGATGGGTCTTCCAAATTTAGCCCTAACAATAGATGGGGGTACTTCCCTGGTGTGTCCGCCTCATGGTTGATTAGTGAAGAGGACTTTTTTGGCGAGGGACCGATTACTTTCATGAAGGCTCGAGCTAGTTACGGAGAGGTTGGCAATGACAATGTAGGTAGTACTTACTTTCCTTATTTATCATATTATGACCTTTCTACCAATTATAATGGCAGTCCTGCTGGTACAATTCCCTTGTTGGCAGATAGACAGATTACTTGGGAGACAGTCGTCTCTAGGAATGTAGGGGTGGACATGTCATTGTTTGATCGAATCAATGTTACTCTTGATTATTATCAAAACTCAACCAAGGATATGCTACTGAGAGTTCAGCTACCATTGTCTATTGGATATGAAGAACAGTTGAGGAACGCTGGAGAAGTGAAAAATCAAGGAGTAGAACTTGCCGTAAATGCTGACATTCTAAAATCAACTAGTAAATTTTCTTGGAACTCAGGTTTTAATATTTCATGGAATAAAAGTGAAATAGTGAGTTTAGGTGATGACGATGAATTGTACTTTGGGACAGGGGCACAGCAGATCTCTGAGGTAGGAGGATCTCTGAGACAATGGTATTTGCCCAAGTGGCTGGGAGTGAATCCAGATGACGGTAGCCCTCTTTGGGAGAAGGTGAATCGTGATGCGGATGGGAATGTGATATCGAGAGAAGCGACAAGTGTATATTCTCAAGCAGAGTATCAGGCCGTGGGAGATGTACTTCCAAAGTTTTACGGTGGATGGACCAATAGCTTTGCTTACAAAGGCATATCGCTCAATGTCTTGTTGTCATATCAATTTGGTAACAAGGTGTATCACAGTGCACGTCAGCTTTTTGACAGTGATGGAGCATATCCTGAGTATAATTTGATGAATCTCCAAGATGGATGGAGTAGATGGGAAAAACCAGGGGACGAGGCAACTCACCCATTGCCTGTAAGAGGAGGTAACCAGCAATCAAATGCGGTCTCTTCTAGGTATCTAGAGGATGGTGATTACATACGTTTGAGAAATGTTTCTTTAGGTTATGCATTTCCAAGAGACATGATTTCTGCAATTGGTTTGCAATCTCTGAATCTTTCCTTGAGCGCAGACAATTTGATTACTTGGACGAAATTTTCGGGGTTGGATCCTGAAACACGAATTTCTGCATCAGAGTATGAACTGCCAGGCTTTCAGGATTTTAAATATCCTATCAGTAAGCAGTATTTGATAAAACTCACCGCTAAATTTTAA
- a CDS encoding DUF4832 domain-containing protein yields MQKSLIVVIFFILTSPLRSNCQSVTYQSHSDIISNPERGFYHHTETHSANYNLLSESTLASYQQSESITQILRVFYLEDFRTSPISEEYLNNIRKDFSVARNAGIKCIIRFAYTTKSTSPYNDAKPEIVQTHIAQLKPIFQANADVIAVMQAGFIGAWGEWYYTDHFSSNLSVTEKDWENRRQVVFNLLDALSSDRFLQIRTPGYKMKIFDSQEPLDESTALSNTYNSRLGHHNDCFVASSSDFGTYVNPDVEKPYLNQETLYTPMGGETCALASPYSDCDNSSNELARFHWSYLNRDYNTQVLNEWDSQGCFDEITLKLGYRYELISGTFTEMVQPSGTFSFNLNLQNIGYANPYNPREIEIILRNQDTSEEYLIKPEANIRLWPLGENINLSFTAGIPAEAIEGSYDLLLNLPDSYETLHDDPRYSIQMANTGVWESNTGYNNLAQTISISSAGTQPLYTGDMEFKLIGATSDNLEIEGSSEIFGTTSTTGILVYWGRQNTELKRIIQRSENAGEFTTIAATQASEDYYLDANVESQNQYTYRYYLVQNDQKTAYSDEITLETSDITTPSISIDGQKADWGISPLLNSATHAGQAFSMRVFFDVQNLNILMEGPITQYEVYINSDLDGNTGYQEENNPIQGADYFISNQTLYRFINSQWSETEAVITTATTSNITEISLNQKELENLGLQTSVSFYSLVNNGEIQLSSTSNKPSIAFRALPPDLPSNITVKKSELMPKSRLLITWEACTYCTGYTLERSLDQSNYIEIGRYNANTIETLDDNLENETTYFYRMTSFNNMGSSTYSEPVSGTTGETILKTQFEKNDFNVYPNPTTGIINLSKAYNKIFLYSISGTMLRSAEQTSSVDLSQLQKGVYILVAEDIQTKSTTKVIKL; encoded by the coding sequence ATGCAAAAAAGTCTAATAGTTGTCATCTTCTTCATCCTTACAAGTCCCCTAAGGTCCAACTGTCAATCAGTCACATACCAAAGCCACAGCGATATCATATCCAATCCAGAAAGAGGGTTTTATCACCACACGGAAACACACTCAGCCAACTATAACTTACTCTCTGAATCAACACTTGCTTCTTACCAGCAATCAGAATCTATTACCCAAATATTACGCGTGTTTTACCTAGAAGACTTTAGAACATCTCCAATCTCAGAAGAATACCTCAACAATATAAGAAAAGACTTTAGTGTAGCCAGAAACGCAGGTATCAAATGCATCATTAGGTTTGCCTATACGACTAAAAGCACCTCTCCATACAATGATGCTAAACCGGAAATTGTTCAAACACATATTGCCCAATTGAAACCTATTTTTCAAGCGAACGCAGATGTAATTGCAGTCATGCAAGCTGGATTCATAGGTGCTTGGGGAGAATGGTATTACACGGACCATTTCTCTAGCAACCTCAGCGTCACCGAAAAAGATTGGGAAAACAGAAGACAAGTAGTTTTCAACCTATTAGACGCACTAAGCAGCGACAGATTTCTACAAATAAGAACTCCCGGTTACAAGATGAAAATTTTTGATTCACAAGAACCCCTAGATGAATCCACCGCCCTTTCAAACACATACAATAGTCGACTTGGGCATCACAACGACTGTTTCGTTGCCTCCTCTTCTGACTTTGGCACTTATGTTAATCCAGATGTGGAGAAACCTTACCTCAATCAAGAGACGCTATATACCCCAATGGGCGGTGAAACTTGCGCGCTCGCCTCGCCCTATTCCGACTGTGACAATAGTTCCAACGAACTGGCACGTTTTCATTGGTCTTACCTAAACAGAGACTACAATACTCAAGTACTTAACGAATGGGACAGCCAAGGTTGTTTTGATGAGATCACGCTAAAGCTTGGATACAGATACGAGTTGATATCTGGTACATTTACAGAAATGGTTCAACCTAGTGGTACGTTTTCATTCAATCTAAACCTGCAAAATATCGGCTATGCCAACCCATACAACCCCAGAGAAATAGAAATAATACTCAGAAATCAAGACACTTCGGAAGAATATTTGATCAAACCTGAGGCAAACATCAGACTTTGGCCACTAGGAGAAAATATCAATCTTTCGTTTACCGCTGGCATCCCTGCAGAGGCAATAGAAGGCAGCTATGACTTATTGCTAAACTTGCCAGATTCATACGAAACCTTACACGACGATCCTAGATACTCTATACAAATGGCTAACACTGGTGTATGGGAGTCAAATACCGGGTATAATAATTTAGCACAAACTATTTCGATTTCATCTGCTGGCACCCAACCTTTATACACAGGAGATATGGAGTTCAAGCTGATAGGAGCAACCTCAGACAATCTAGAAATCGAGGGTAGTTCTGAAATCTTTGGCACGACAAGTACTACTGGGATACTAGTCTATTGGGGCAGACAAAATACAGAGCTGAAACGCATCATACAGCGCTCAGAAAACGCAGGCGAATTCACCACTATAGCAGCCACACAAGCAAGTGAAGACTACTACTTAGACGCAAATGTTGAATCACAAAACCAATATACATACAGATACTACCTGGTACAGAACGATCAAAAGACGGCATATTCAGACGAAATCACACTAGAAACCAGCGACATAACCACACCGTCAATATCTATTGATGGACAGAAAGCTGACTGGGGAATTTCACCCCTACTAAATTCAGCAACACATGCAGGTCAAGCTTTCAGTATGCGGGTGTTTTTCGATGTTCAGAACCTAAACATACTCATGGAGGGACCAATTACTCAATATGAAGTCTACATCAATTCAGACCTTGACGGCAACACTGGATACCAAGAGGAAAACAATCCCATCCAAGGGGCAGATTACTTTATATCAAATCAAACCCTCTATAGATTCATCAATTCACAGTGGTCAGAAACCGAAGCAGTTATTACCACAGCAACAACAAGTAATATCACCGAGATTTCACTCAATCAAAAGGAACTTGAAAACTTAGGTTTACAGACTTCAGTTTCGTTTTACTCCTTGGTAAACAATGGTGAAATCCAGCTTTCCTCTACAAGCAACAAACCATCCATCGCATTCAGAGCACTACCCCCAGACCTACCTTCAAACATAACGGTTAAGAAATCGGAACTAATGCCAAAATCAAGGTTATTAATAACTTGGGAGGCATGTACGTACTGTACAGGGTACACATTAGAGAGATCCCTAGATCAAAGCAACTACATCGAAATAGGAAGATACAACGCTAATACGATAGAAACTCTAGATGACAACCTAGAAAATGAGACCACCTATTTTTATAGAATGACTTCCTTTAACAACATGGGAAGTTCTACCTACAGCGAACCAGTAAGCGGCACCACAGGAGAGACAATTTTAAAAACCCAGTTCGAAAAAAACGATTTCAATGTCTACCCAAACCCTACCACTGGCATCATCAATCTATCCAAAGCATACAATAAAATCTTCCTTTACTCTATATCAGGAACAATGCTCAGGTCAGCAGAGCAAACCTCTAGCGTAGACTTGAGTCAACTCCAAAAGGGTGTTTACATATTAGTAGCAGAAGACATTCAAACTAAATCCACAACAAAGGTGATCAAGCTATGA
- a CDS encoding SIS domain-containing protein encodes MHFLNIDIKTLESLGGIHTAREIAQQPAVWRKIWSIIQEQKDELSEFLSKADFHKIILTGAGTSAYIGESLTGTFFRHQKGCTTAIPTTNLVSHPYDYFSSEESLLMISFARSGNSPESKAAVELADKISKKCYHLIITCNPVGELATYHTKGDKYILKLPEETNDKSLAMTSSYTGMLLAGLLVGRLNEIEALKSQVEQASKYAERILESYLDTIKEISSLPFKRAVFLGSGPLLGTATESQLKLQELTDGAIICKEESFLGFRHGPKAVVDEDTLIVYLLSNNKYVCQYELDLIFAMEKGKKALSQVVIAEHFDFDLDVNFSIQYTDNGNSLDEDFLSLPSILPGQLLGFFKSLDQGLQPDEPSSSGAISRVVQGVNIYILPQPTQNR; translated from the coding sequence ATGCACTTTTTAAATATCGATATTAAAACTCTAGAATCTTTGGGTGGTATACACACTGCCAGAGAGATTGCCCAACAACCAGCAGTTTGGAGAAAAATATGGAGTATAATACAGGAACAAAAGGATGAACTTAGTGAATTTCTAAGTAAAGCTGATTTTCATAAAATTATCTTAACAGGTGCTGGTACAAGCGCATACATCGGAGAATCCCTCACAGGAACTTTCTTTAGACACCAAAAAGGTTGTACAACAGCCATTCCCACGACCAATTTAGTTTCACATCCTTATGATTACTTCTCTAGCGAGGAGTCCTTACTTATGATTTCATTTGCTCGCTCAGGCAACAGTCCTGAGAGCAAAGCAGCAGTCGAGCTTGCCGATAAAATAAGTAAAAAATGTTACCATTTGATCATCACATGCAATCCAGTCGGTGAACTAGCTACATACCATACTAAAGGTGATAAGTATATCTTAAAGCTACCAGAAGAAACAAATGACAAGAGCTTAGCCATGACGAGCAGTTATACTGGTATGCTTTTAGCAGGTCTGCTTGTGGGCCGCTTAAATGAAATAGAAGCACTCAAATCACAGGTTGAGCAAGCTAGTAAGTACGCCGAAAGAATTTTAGAGTCATACCTAGATACTATCAAAGAAATTTCATCTCTACCATTCAAAAGAGCTGTATTTTTAGGTTCTGGGCCATTATTAGGTACTGCTACCGAATCACAACTCAAGCTCCAAGAACTTACTGATGGTGCGATTATCTGCAAAGAAGAATCCTTTCTAGGGTTTAGACATGGCCCTAAAGCCGTTGTTGATGAAGATACACTCATCGTGTACTTGCTATCAAATAACAAATATGTATGTCAATATGAACTTGATTTAATATTTGCCATGGAAAAAGGAAAAAAGGCACTCTCTCAAGTGGTTATTGCAGAACATTTTGATTTTGATTTGGATGTCAATTTTAGCATCCAATACACTGACAATGGAAATAGTCTTGACGAAGATTTCCTTTCATTGCCATCGATACTCCCTGGTCAACTCTTAGGCTTCTTCAAATCACTGGATCAGGGGCTCCAGCCTGATGAACCCTCTTCAAGCGGTGCGATTTCACGTGTAGTCCAAGGTGTTAACATTTATATTTTGCCTCAACCAACTCAAAACAGATAG
- a CDS encoding RagB/SusD family nutrient uptake outer membrane protein, whose translation MITTACELDQLPSEGIVAESLSTNYEGLLAATNGNYAMMKDVITYYGANNTANYWIRHYHHLAEYASDNVMLSGSTTDPLFYSFTREHFAAMNNTSYLWFSSYRIINGANQIIAVLGDTQDENSRQLLGESYFLRAFMHLELLKLFALPYSHGVDNDGVILKLSIEDSPLKARSTVGQCYDQIEEDLLLAEELMGTGRGRAFASKGAAQALLSRVYLHMERWQDAIDYADEVITNGPYELEPRDNYVNSLWNSASSSEAIWYVAQLLQDDKTLAAVGSMYLTDQGLGWGEIYPSKTLRDLLGANPNDVRNDFIKPDYDVDGVTVKQRNGYPKYFITKFSYQDDVVTLNSPQMIRLAEVYLNRSEAYAHLNNESEALADVNKIRERAGLSGTELYSAGDFKGLANILEVVLNERRLELAWEGFRTHDLVRNKMNIDRSYPGVHLPNGETTQIIPWDDLRNIYFIPLNEVTNNTEAKQNP comes from the coding sequence ATGATAACTACAGCGTGTGAGTTGGATCAATTGCCAAGTGAAGGCATCGTGGCGGAATCTTTGTCGACAAACTATGAAGGATTGCTGGCAGCCACTAATGGCAACTATGCCATGATGAAAGATGTCATCACCTACTATGGAGCGAACAACACAGCCAATTATTGGATACGCCATTATCACCATTTGGCTGAATATGCCAGTGACAATGTAATGCTAAGTGGATCAACTACAGATCCGTTGTTTTACTCTTTTACTCGCGAGCATTTTGCGGCGATGAACAATACAAGTTATCTATGGTTTTCTTCTTATAGAATAATCAATGGAGCCAATCAGATAATAGCAGTCCTAGGCGATACTCAGGACGAGAACTCGAGACAGTTGTTGGGTGAGAGCTATTTTCTTCGCGCATTCATGCATTTGGAGTTACTGAAACTTTTTGCCTTACCTTATTCTCATGGTGTCGACAATGATGGTGTGATTCTAAAGTTGTCAATAGAAGATTCGCCATTGAAAGCTAGATCAACTGTAGGTCAATGCTATGATCAAATCGAAGAAGATTTATTGCTAGCAGAGGAGTTGATGGGGACAGGAAGAGGCCGTGCGTTTGCCTCCAAGGGCGCGGCGCAGGCTCTGTTGAGTAGAGTGTATTTACACATGGAAAGATGGCAAGACGCCATTGATTATGCTGATGAGGTAATCACAAATGGCCCATATGAATTGGAGCCTAGAGACAATTATGTCAATTCGTTATGGAATAGCGCTTCTTCTTCTGAGGCGATCTGGTATGTTGCTCAATTGCTTCAAGATGATAAAACACTTGCAGCTGTTGGATCCATGTACTTGACAGATCAAGGCTTGGGGTGGGGAGAGATTTATCCTTCCAAGACGTTGAGAGACCTCTTGGGAGCCAATCCCAACGATGTGAGAAATGATTTTATCAAACCAGATTATGATGTCGATGGAGTGACCGTCAAACAGAGAAACGGCTATCCCAAATATTTCATTACCAAGTTTTCATATCAGGATGATGTCGTGACCTTAAACTCTCCTCAAATGATTCGTTTGGCAGAGGTGTATCTCAACCGATCAGAGGCCTATGCACATTTGAACAATGAAAGTGAAGCACTGGCAGATGTCAATAAAATTCGCGAGCGTGCGGGTCTTTCTGGTACTGAGTTGTACTCGGCAGGTGATTTTAAAGGACTGGCTAATATCCTAGAGGTGGTGCTGAATGAAAGAAGACTAGAATTGGCCTGGGAAGGCTTCAGAACCCACGATTTAGTAAGAAACAAAATGAATATTGATAGAAGTTATCCAGGTGTCCATTTACCAAATGGAGAAACTACTCAAATTATACCTTGGGATGATCTACGCAATATTTATTTCATTCCTCTCAATGAGGTTACCAATAATACTGAGGCAAAGCAAAATCCATAA
- a CDS encoding DMT family transporter yields MILFKPSSKWLIFTFATTISWGIWGALIELPEKNGFPATMGYIAWALTMVPCAIIALKIANWKLDKKPKSILLGMAAGLTGAGGQIILFQALREGPAYIIFPIISLYPIITILLSVSILKESASKRQVFGILFALAGIFLLSYSKGDNSITQGYTWLILSGLVFLSWGTQAYVMKFSNESMSAESIFFYMTISSLILTPIAYVMTDLSIDINYGWDGAYSALLIHFLNSIGALTLVYALRYGKAIIVVPLTGLSPLITITLSLILYNVWPSPSLFTGMVLAIVAICLFFEE; encoded by the coding sequence ATGATTTTATTCAAACCATCATCCAAATGGCTCATATTCACTTTTGCAACAACCATATCGTGGGGCATATGGGGAGCACTTATAGAATTACCCGAAAAAAATGGCTTTCCTGCTACCATGGGATACATTGCATGGGCACTCACCATGGTACCTTGCGCAATCATAGCACTCAAAATAGCAAATTGGAAGCTTGACAAAAAGCCTAAATCCATCTTACTAGGTATGGCAGCAGGCTTAACAGGTGCTGGTGGTCAAATCATACTGTTCCAAGCATTGCGCGAAGGACCTGCGTATATTATTTTTCCTATTATATCCCTCTACCCAATCATAACCATCTTGCTTTCCGTCTCAATTTTAAAGGAATCAGCAAGCAAAAGACAAGTTTTTGGAATTCTATTTGCCCTTGCGGGAATTTTTCTTCTCTCTTATAGTAAAGGAGACAATTCTATCACACAAGGATACACTTGGCTCATCCTCTCTGGACTCGTATTTCTATCATGGGGCACTCAAGCCTATGTAATGAAATTCTCCAATGAATCAATGAGCGCTGAAAGTATCTTCTTTTATATGACAATCTCCAGCCTTATATTGACACCTATAGCATACGTGATGACAGACTTATCCATAGATATCAATTACGGATGGGATGGAGCATACAGCGCACTACTGATTCACTTCCTCAATTCTATCGGCGCACTAACCTTGGTATATGCACTTAGATACGGAAAAGCAATCATAGTCGTACCCTTGACAGGCCTATCTCCATTGATCACAATCACACTATCCCTAATCCTGTATAACGTGTGGCCTAGCCCCTCACTATTTACCGGAATGGTGCTAGCCATAGTTGCGATATGCCTATTCTTCGAAGAATAA
- the agaR gene encoding transcriptional repressor AgaR — translation MPINTRSSTVSRRNDILTAIHADGKVFVEELSSRFGVSEVTIRNDLDQLEQKNLLIRARGGAMKIEGRVGVDYNLSEKDKLNYNEKVKIGRAAANLISDSEIILIDSGTTTAEMVKNLNGIKDLTVITNALNIAGELINNPNVSLTIPGGYLRKNSQSLVGPMAERGLKNFYVDKAFLGVDGFDTKTGLYTPNIEEAHLNELMIEIANEVILLTDSSKFKKKSFAYICPVDRIDVVVTDDKIDNEDRRRLEDAGVKVIIA, via the coding sequence ATGCCTATAAATACTAGAAGTTCCACTGTCTCTAGACGAAATGATATCCTTACTGCTATTCATGCTGATGGTAAGGTCTTTGTAGAAGAATTGAGTTCTAGATTTGGTGTAAGTGAAGTTACGATTCGTAATGATCTGGATCAACTAGAGCAGAAGAATCTTTTGATTCGTGCACGTGGAGGTGCGATGAAAATTGAAGGAAGGGTAGGGGTCGATTATAACCTATCTGAAAAAGATAAACTTAATTACAATGAAAAGGTTAAAATTGGTAGGGCAGCTGCCAATTTAATTAGTGATTCGGAGATTATCTTGATTGACTCGGGTACTACTACTGCAGAGATGGTTAAAAACCTAAATGGTATAAAGGATTTGACTGTGATTACAAATGCTCTCAATATAGCAGGTGAGTTGATTAATAATCCAAATGTAAGCTTGACCATTCCTGGAGGGTATCTTCGGAAAAATTCTCAGTCGTTGGTAGGGCCAATGGCAGAGCGGGGTCTCAAAAATTTCTATGTAGACAAGGCTTTTTTAGGAGTGGATGGTTTTGATACCAAAACGGGGCTGTATACACCAAATATTGAGGAAGCCCATCTCAATGAATTAATGATTGAGATAGCTAACGAAGTAATTCTCTTGACTGACTCTAGTAAATTCAAAAAGAAAAGCTTTGCCTATATCTGTCCTGTTGATAGAATTGATGTGGTAGTGACGGATGATAAGATAGATAACGAGGATCGCAGGAGGTTAGAAGATGCGGGAGTAAAGGTGATCATAGCTTGA
- a CDS encoding PKD domain-containing protein, whose amino-acid sequence MKNLNFKNLLTLGLLVSATVFFSCEDKEDKLLAPEAGFTSEIDGKTITLTNTTEGEEVTYSWDFGDGNTSVEVSPSHTYEVNGSYVITLIATNESGTDDTQAAVEIINIKIDGDLSDWDDIPALDFEGDGSFVQVKMENLGNQKLYVYIEGNQDATSFIDFWLDLDHEATALGESDTTGYTNPALYPATNLGLDVLFEGIFGSPSGRELSGMFFGIFYTDDDDDLFTNNTDFSKRIEPGFSNQVIFSDFVKTEGSVAYEFSIDLQAFPEHLIPEQGNKISFFIDEWANSPESTDGWWASFSGHYPGNQGADGAEAATYILK is encoded by the coding sequence ATGAAAAATCTCAACTTTAAAAATTTGCTAACGCTGGGCTTATTAGTAAGTGCCACTGTGTTTTTCTCATGTGAGGACAAAGAAGACAAACTACTTGCTCCTGAAGCTGGATTTACTTCTGAAATAGACGGCAAGACCATCACACTTACCAACACGACAGAAGGAGAAGAAGTAACCTATTCTTGGGATTTTGGTGACGGAAACACTTCAGTGGAAGTATCTCCATCACATACTTATGAAGTAAATGGTAGCTATGTAATTACCTTGATAGCAACCAACGAAAGCGGTACAGACGACACGCAAGCTGCTGTAGAAATCATCAACATAAAAATCGATGGTGACTTAAGTGATTGGGATGACATTCCTGCTTTGGATTTCGAAGGAGACGGATCTTTTGTACAAGTGAAAATGGAAAATCTAGGAAACCAAAAGCTTTACGTCTATATTGAAGGAAATCAAGATGCGACTTCATTTATTGATTTTTGGTTAGATCTTGATCATGAAGCAACAGCTTTGGGAGAAAGCGACACCACTGGATACACCAATCCCGCCCTATACCCTGCAACCAATTTAGGTCTTGACGTCCTGTTTGAAGGTATATTTGGCAGCCCATCAGGAAGAGAACTCAGCGGAATGTTCTTCGGTATATTTTATACAGATGACGATGACGATCTATTCACCAACAACACCGATTTCTCAAAAAGAATAGAACCAGGATTCAGTAATCAAGTAATCTTTTCTGACTTTGTCAAAACAGAAGGAAGTGTCGCTTACGAATTCTCGATTGACCTCCAAGCATTCCCAGAACATTTAATCCCAGAACAAGGCAATAAAATTAGCTTTTTCATAGACGAATGGGCTAATTCACCTGAATCAACTGATGGTTGGTGGGCAAGTTTTTCTGGCCACTACCCAGGCAACCAAGGTGCCGATGGAGCTGAGGCAGCTACCTACATTTTGAAATAA